In Sphingomonas psychrotolerans, the following proteins share a genomic window:
- a CDS encoding winged helix-turn-helix transcriptional regulator: MAKPILPPTRGKPWPEADPRVDALVNDVIGRVADKWTMLILEELAGHEHLRFTQVGRLVPGISQKMLTQTLRQMERDGLVDRTVHPVIPPRVDYRLTDLGTSLAAAFCGVWQWAEANLGRIESARGAFDGRATP; encoded by the coding sequence TTGGCCAAGCCAATCCTCCCGCCGACGCGCGGAAAGCCATGGCCCGAAGCCGATCCGCGGGTCGACGCCCTCGTCAACGACGTGATCGGCCGCGTCGCCGACAAATGGACGATGCTGATCCTCGAGGAACTCGCGGGGCACGAGCATCTACGCTTCACCCAGGTCGGGAGGCTGGTGCCCGGGATCAGCCAGAAGATGCTCACCCAGACGCTGCGCCAGATGGAACGCGATGGGCTGGTCGATCGAACTGTCCACCCGGTAATCCCGCCGCGAGTCGATTATCGCCTGACCGATCTCGGCACGAGCCTCGCCGCCGCCTTTTGCGGTGTGTGGCAATGGGCCGAGGCAAATCTCGGGCGGATCGAAAGCGCCCGCGGCGCCTTCGACGGACGCGCAACGCCCTAG
- the xrtA gene encoding exosortase A, producing MTVAVPQGDFARVEAKFDAGWKLHAGILAGAWLALLLLFRRDALDLATIYWTNTTFGHCLFIAPVIAWLVWQRRSGLALVRPQGWWPGLVLVAAGGLGWLLGDAAGVALFRHAGLVLMLQGAAVSVLGLNVSRALLFPIAYMGFLVPFGDFLEGPLQSITVAMVMPMLHLFGVPATVDGVLITTSNGYFEVAEACSGAKFVIAMIAFGVLVANVCYVSWPRRAAFLAMALVVPVIANGLRAFGTIYAAWWTSVEAATGMDHIVYGWFFFAAVMAVVLAIGWKWFDRDPDAAWFDPLRLQAPVAARAQAAVTALLALTVASLFLGWSSWIAARASPLPTQFELPQIPGWQRVGPSTIAPWSPNYPGADHLLIGHYADPQGRSVDLAVAVYGSQHEGKELVGFGIGAIRENDRWVRIADLPELSGGHALRMTGPGRVERVTVSWYRVGETLTGSDKRVKFETLKTKLLGGDQAAVAVLVSAEQGRDESAQTAIGDFLNALGPVDAFADRMAGR from the coding sequence ATGACCGTCGCGGTGCCTCAAGGTGATTTCGCCCGGGTCGAAGCGAAGTTCGACGCCGGCTGGAAGCTGCACGCGGGCATCCTCGCCGGCGCGTGGCTCGCATTGCTGCTGCTGTTCCGGCGCGACGCGCTCGATCTCGCTACGATCTATTGGACCAATACCACTTTCGGGCATTGCCTGTTCATCGCGCCGGTGATCGCCTGGCTGGTCTGGCAGCGGCGCAGCGGGCTGGCGCTGGTGCGCCCGCAAGGCTGGTGGCCCGGGCTCGTTTTGGTAGCGGCGGGCGGGCTGGGCTGGCTGCTCGGCGACGCTGCGGGCGTTGCGCTGTTCCGCCATGCCGGGCTGGTGCTGATGCTGCAGGGGGCGGCGGTGAGCGTGCTCGGGCTCAATGTGAGCCGCGCCTTGCTCTTCCCGATCGCCTATATGGGCTTCCTCGTGCCCTTCGGCGATTTTCTCGAAGGGCCGTTGCAGTCGATCACCGTGGCGATGGTGATGCCAATGCTCCATCTGTTCGGTGTCCCGGCCACGGTCGATGGCGTGCTGATCACCACCTCGAACGGTTATTTCGAAGTCGCCGAGGCCTGCTCGGGCGCCAAGTTCGTCATCGCGATGATCGCGTTCGGCGTGCTCGTCGCCAATGTCTGTTATGTCTCGTGGCCCCGCCGCGCCGCGTTTCTCGCCATGGCACTGGTGGTGCCGGTGATCGCCAACGGCTTGCGCGCGTTCGGGACGATCTACGCCGCCTGGTGGACCTCGGTCGAGGCGGCGACGGGGATGGACCATATCGTCTATGGCTGGTTCTTCTTCGCAGCGGTGATGGCGGTGGTGCTGGCGATCGGCTGGAAATGGTTCGATCGCGATCCCGACGCGGCGTGGTTCGATCCGCTGCGGCTGCAGGCGCCGGTGGCGGCGCGTGCGCAGGCGGCGGTGACGGCTTTGCTGGCGCTGACGGTTGCGAGCCTGTTCCTCGGCTGGTCGAGCTGGATCGCCGCGCGTGCGTCGCCGCTTCCTACGCAATTCGAGCTACCGCAAATCCCGGGCTGGCAGCGTGTCGGGCCGAGCACCATCGCTCCCTGGTCGCCCAATTACCCCGGCGCGGACCATCTGCTGATCGGGCATTATGCCGATCCACAGGGTCGAAGCGTGGACCTCGCGGTCGCAGTCTATGGCAGCCAGCACGAGGGCAAGGAACTGGTCGGCTTCGGCATCGGCGCGATCCGCGAGAATGACCGCTGGGTGCGCATCGCGGACCTGCCCGAGCTTTCAGGCGGTCACGCGCTGCGCATGACCGGTCCCGGGCGGGTGGAACGCGTGACGGTTAGTTGGTACCGCGTCGGCGAAACGCTGACCGGGAGCGACAAACGCGTGAAATTCGAGACGCTGAAGACCAAGTTGCTGGGAGGAGATCAGGCCGCTGTGGCCGTTCTGGTGTCGGCCGAGCAGGGGCGGGACGAGAGCGCACAGACGGCGATCGGGGACTTCCTGAACGCGCTCGGGCCCGTGGATGCGTTCGCCGACCGCATGGCCGGTCGCTAG
- a CDS encoding TIGR02587 family membrane protein — MTKPRPNYDYAYSLARAFGGAIIFALPLLMTMEMWSIGTSVHPLRLLLFIAANFVVLVFLSRFGGFERTANMREDVLDALAAYTVGTLAAGAILWLFGLLSMAVAFDELVGMVAIQAVPASFGAMIARKQLTAGDPEEDGNEEKAARSAGYPGQLFLMLAGALFLAFNVAPTEEMILISYKMTPGHSLMLMLASLALLHILVFAVGFAGQEEPEGFGIVRRFLLFTVPGYAIALTVSLYVLWTFGRVDGAALATVAGTVVVLGFPAAIGAAIARLVV, encoded by the coding sequence ATGACGAAGCCCCGCCCCAATTACGATTATGCCTATAGCCTCGCGCGGGCGTTCGGCGGCGCGATCATCTTCGCGCTGCCGTTGCTGATGACGATGGAGATGTGGTCGATCGGCACCTCTGTCCATCCGCTGCGGCTGTTGTTGTTTATCGCGGCCAATTTCGTGGTGCTGGTCTTCCTGTCGCGTTTCGGCGGGTTCGAGCGCACCGCCAATATGCGCGAGGACGTGCTCGACGCGCTGGCCGCCTATACCGTGGGCACGCTCGCGGCGGGGGCGATCCTTTGGCTGTTCGGACTGCTTTCGATGGCGGTGGCGTTCGACGAGCTGGTGGGGATGGTTGCGATTCAGGCGGTGCCCGCGAGCTTCGGCGCGATGATCGCCCGCAAGCAGCTCACCGCGGGCGACCCCGAGGAAGACGGGAATGAAGAGAAAGCGGCGCGATCGGCGGGGTATCCCGGTCAGCTGTTCCTGATGCTGGCGGGCGCACTGTTCCTTGCGTTCAACGTCGCGCCGACCGAGGAGATGATTCTGATCTCCTACAAGATGACGCCCGGGCACAGCCTGATGCTGATGCTGGCATCATTGGCTTTGCTCCATATCCTCGTGTTCGCAGTGGGCTTCGCGGGGCAGGAAGAGCCCGAAGGTTTCGGAATCGTGCGGCGCTTCCTGCTGTTCACCGTGCCCGGCTATGCGATCGCACTGACAGTGAGCCTGTATGTGTTGTGGACCTTCGGCCGGGTGGACGGCGCTGCGCTCGCCACCGTCGCGGGGACGGTGGTGGTGCTGGGGTTCCCGGCGGCGATCGGCGCCGCGATTGCGCGGCTGGTGGTTTAG
- a CDS encoding alpha/beta hydrolase gives MPIDRRTLIGGAMGLTLATAAKAQNAPTPYVLGTGTAAWPPREHFKLWPGTPPGAPSPLPTNNFTVNGSFRELWLRGVSEPMVGVYRPAKPDGRAVLSIPGGGYGFISVENEGVDVAKALTPHGITVFVLAYRLPGEGWANRADVPLQDAQRAMRLIRAQADKFGVDPAKLGICGFSAGGHLGASLAVGHADPVYAPVDPADRQSARPDFAGLVYPVVSFNTAGLNSRSAGMLLGDSQDPVLLARYAASDRITADTPPIFLVHAIDDGTVPVAQSLLTIEKCRAANVPVEAHILEKGGHGFGALHLPADSPGRLWTDVFARWTARR, from the coding sequence ATGCCGATCGATCGCCGCACCTTGATTGGCGGTGCCATGGGCCTCACCCTCGCTACGGCGGCCAAAGCGCAAAACGCGCCCACTCCCTATGTCCTCGGCACCGGCACCGCGGCATGGCCGCCGCGCGAGCATTTCAAGCTCTGGCCGGGCACGCCCCCCGGTGCGCCCTCGCCGCTTCCCACCAACAATTTCACAGTCAACGGCAGCTTCCGCGAGCTGTGGCTGCGCGGCGTCTCCGAGCCGATGGTCGGAGTCTATCGTCCGGCCAAACCCGATGGCCGCGCCGTGCTTTCGATCCCCGGCGGCGGCTATGGCTTCATCTCGGTCGAGAATGAGGGCGTCGACGTCGCCAAAGCGCTGACCCCGCACGGGATCACCGTCTTCGTCCTCGCCTATCGCCTGCCCGGCGAAGGCTGGGCCAATCGCGCCGACGTGCCACTGCAGGACGCGCAGCGCGCGATGCGGCTGATCCGCGCGCAGGCCGACAAATTCGGCGTGGATCCAGCGAAGCTCGGCATATGCGGCTTCTCGGCCGGCGGCCATCTCGGCGCGTCGCTCGCGGTCGGGCACGCCGATCCGGTCTATGCCCCGGTCGATCCCGCCGACCGTCAAAGTGCCCGCCCCGATTTCGCCGGATTGGTGTATCCGGTGGTGTCGTTCAACACCGCGGGTCTCAACAGCCGTTCCGCCGGCATGTTGCTCGGCGACAGCCAGGACCCCGTGCTCCTCGCGCGCTACGCCGCCAGCGACCGGATCACCGCCGATACCCCGCCGATCTTCCTCGTCCACGCCATCGACGACGGCACGGTGCCGGTTGCACAGAGCCTGCTGACGATCGAGAAGTGCCGCGCTGCGAATGTCCCGGTGGAAGCGCATATCCTCGAAAAGGGCGGCCACGGCTTCGGCGCGCTCCATTTGCCCGCCGACTCCCCCGGGCGCCTGTGGACCGATGTCTTCGCCCGCTGGACCGCAAGGCGCTGA
- a CDS encoding TIGR03087 family PEP-CTERM/XrtA system glycosyltransferase, giving the protein MGDILFLAHRVPYPPDRGDKIRSFHMLRHLAAQRPVHLAAFADDPRDMDRPELADCTASRAIVRRGKSQAVAGIQALASGRPLSLTAFDDWAMRRAVEAVLARENIDTIFVFSSQMAQYLPAEGGQRVIMDFVDMDSAKFAAYAQAAKGPMRWIYAREARLLVAAETAVAARADASLFVSEAEAGLFRRTTGAERVHAIENGIDTGFFDPSARFERVEAGPALIVFTGQMDYRPNVEAVMWFAEDILPQIRVARPDARFAIVGRNPTDAVRALARQEGVIVTGEVNDVRGWLAAAALVVAPLKLARGIQNKVLEAMAMARPVVASAAAAEGVDHNGTIAVAETAGGMMEAVTLLLRDPQNAVELGRDARARVIARYGWDARLAPLDALVGLRARLGEAA; this is encoded by the coding sequence ATGGGGGATATTCTTTTCCTCGCGCACCGCGTGCCCTATCCGCCGGATCGCGGCGACAAGATCCGCAGCTTCCACATGCTCCGGCATCTGGCGGCGCAGCGGCCCGTGCATCTCGCTGCCTTTGCCGACGATCCGCGCGACATGGACCGGCCCGAACTGGCTGACTGCACCGCCAGCCGTGCGATCGTGCGGCGGGGCAAATCGCAGGCAGTGGCCGGGATTCAGGCATTGGCGTCGGGGCGGCCGCTGTCGCTGACCGCATTCGACGATTGGGCGATGCGCCGGGCGGTCGAGGCAGTGCTGGCGCGCGAGAATATCGACACGATCTTCGTCTTCTCGAGCCAGATGGCGCAATATCTTCCGGCCGAGGGCGGGCAGCGCGTGATCATGGATTTCGTCGACATGGATTCGGCGAAGTTCGCTGCCTATGCGCAGGCGGCGAAGGGGCCGATGCGCTGGATCTATGCCCGCGAGGCACGGCTGCTGGTGGCTGCCGAGACCGCGGTTGCTGCGCGCGCCGACGCGAGCCTGTTCGTGAGCGAAGCCGAAGCGGGGCTGTTCCGCCGGACCACCGGCGCCGAACGCGTGCACGCGATCGAGAACGGCATCGACACCGGCTTTTTCGATCCGTCGGCACGGTTCGAGCGTGTGGAGGCCGGGCCTGCGCTGATCGTCTTCACCGGGCAGATGGACTATCGGCCGAATGTCGAGGCGGTGATGTGGTTTGCCGAGGACATATTGCCGCAAATCCGCGTGGCGCGCCCCGATGCACGGTTCGCGATCGTCGGCCGTAACCCCACCGATGCGGTTCGGGCGCTGGCGAGGCAGGAGGGCGTGATCGTGACCGGCGAAGTAAACGACGTGCGCGGCTGGCTCGCCGCGGCGGCCCTGGTGGTGGCGCCGCTCAAGCTGGCGCGCGGGATCCAGAACAAGGTGCTCGAGGCGATGGCAATGGCGCGCCCGGTGGTCGCCTCGGCCGCGGCGGCGGAAGGGGTGGATCACAATGGCACGATCGCGGTCGCGGAGACCGCGGGGGGCATGATGGAGGCAGTGACGCTCTTGCTCCGCGACCCACAAAACGCCGTCGAGCTTGGACGCGATGCCCGGGCGCGCGTGATTGCACGCTATGGCTGGGATGCGCGGCTGGCGCCGCTCGATGCGCTGGTCGGGCTGCGGGCCCGTCTGGGAGAGGCGGCATGA
- a CDS encoding MAPEG family protein, whose product MHSQILAPVVALVAWSLVMLVWMMAIRLPALKKAGIDMSKARGGRPGILDGMVEERAQWPAHNYIHLMEQPTLFYAIALALALLGAGDGINAWIAWGYVALRVLHSLVQATFNKVAVRFGLFVLSTLALVALTLHAGIVLLH is encoded by the coding sequence ATGCACAGCCAGATTCTCGCGCCCGTGGTGGCGCTCGTCGCCTGGTCGCTCGTTATGCTCGTCTGGATGATGGCGATCCGCTTGCCCGCGCTCAAAAAGGCCGGGATCGACATGTCGAAGGCGCGCGGCGGGCGCCCCGGCATCCTCGACGGCATGGTCGAGGAACGCGCGCAGTGGCCGGCGCACAATTACATCCATCTGATGGAACAGCCGACATTGTTCTACGCGATCGCCCTCGCCCTCGCGCTGCTCGGCGCCGGCGACGGGATCAATGCGTGGATCGCCTGGGGCTATGTCGCGCTGCGCGTGCTCCACAGCCTCGTCCAGGCGACTTTCAACAAGGTGGCGGTCCGCTTTGGCCTGTTCGTTCTGTCGACGCTCGCGCTGGTGGCGCTGACCCTGCATGCGGGCATCGTGCTGCTGCACTGA